The Acanthopagrus latus isolate v.2019 chromosome 6, fAcaLat1.1, whole genome shotgun sequence genome includes a region encoding these proteins:
- the LOC119021501 gene encoding potassium voltage-gated channel subfamily A member 3-like isoform X1: protein MDDQTYSVNQQPSSARQRGRNATDSRGYAEVQEGVMTVENMLEESAVLSAPHLSVDRYELGRQGCCERVVINISGLRFETQLKTFNQFPETLLGDPRKRMRYFDPLRNEYFFDRNRPSFDAILYYYQSGGRIRRPVNVPIDIFSEEIRFYQLGEEAMEKFRDDEGFIKEEERILPKHEFQKQVWLLFEYPESSGPARGIAIVSVLVILISIVIFCMETLPEFRDDREATVAPPVNGTAPHAHSPFTDPFFVIETLCIIWFSFELLVRFFACPSKTTFSKNIMNIIDIVAIIPYFITLGTELAERETNSSQQAMSLAILRVIRLVRVFRIFKLSRHSKGLQILGQTLKASMRELGLLIFFLFIGVILFSSAVYFAEADDPRSSFTSIPDAFWWAVVTMTTVGYGDMHPVTIGGKIVGSLCAIAGVLTIALPVPVIVSNFNYFYHRETDGEETPQYVHTGSCEHLPSEELRRSCSSSSLSKSEYMVIEEGINSAFKQPNFTTENNQNCVNIKKIFTDV, encoded by the coding sequence ATGGATGACCAGACCTACAGTGTGAACCAGCAGCCCTCGTCCGCCAGGCAAAGGGGCAGGAACGCGACTGACAGCCGGGGTTATGCCGAGGTGCAGGAGGGCGTCATGACGGTGGAAAACATGCTGGAGGAGTCCGCCGTGCTCTCGGCGCCTCACCTGTCGGTGGATCGATACGAGCTCGGCCGCCAGGGATGCTGCGAGCGGGTGGTGATCAACATCTCGGGCTTGCGCTTCGAGACGCAGCTCAAAACTTTCAACCAGTTCCCAGAGACGCTGCTGGGGGACCCGAGGAAAAGGATGCGCTACTTTGACCCACTGAGGAACGAGTACTTCTTTGACAGGAACAGACCCAGCTTTGATGCCATCCTGTACTACTACCAGTCAGGGGGGCGCATCCGGAGACCCGTTAACGTGCCCATTGATATTTTCTCCGAGGAGATCCGGTTTTATCAACTCGGAGAGGAGGCCATGGAGAAATTCCGCGATGATGAGGGGTTTATAAAAGAAGAGGAGCGCATCCTGCCCAAACATGAGTTCCAGAAGCAGGTTTGGCTTCTGTTTGAGTACCCTGAGAGCTCCGGGCCGGCGAGGGGAATAGCCATCGTCTCAGTGCTTGTTATTTTGATTTctattgttattttttgcaTGGAGACTCTGCCCGAGTTTCGGGACGACAGGGAAGCCACAGTGGCTCCGCCGGTGAACGGCACCGCGCCACATGCGCACAGCCCCTTCACAGACCCCTTCTTTGTCATAGAGACTCTGTGCATCATCTGGTTCTCCTTCGAGCTGCTGGTCAGGTTCTTCGCCTGTCCAAGCAAAACTACCTTCTCCAAAAACATCATGAATATCATTGACATCGTCGCCATCATCCCCTACTTTATCACTTTGGGGACCGAGCTGGCCGAGAGGGAGACCAACAGCAGCCAGCAGGCGATGTCCCTCGCCATCCTGAGGGTGATCAGGCTGGTGAGGGTCTTTCGCATTTTTAAGCTGTCACGACACTCAAAGGGACTTCAGATACTTGGACAGACCCTCAAGGCCAGCATGAGGGAGCTCGGCTTGctcatatttttccttttcatcgGAGTTATTCTCTTCTCCAGCGCGGTTTACTTTGCAGAAGCGGACGACCCCCGGTCCAGTTTCACCAGCATCCCAGATGCGTTTTGGTGGGCAGTGGTCACCATGACCACGGTCGGATACGGAGACATGCATCCGGTGACCATAGGTGGGAAAATAGTGGGGTCGCTGTGCGCAATAGCAGGCGTGCTGACCATTGCCTTACCCGTGCCAGTGATTGTGTCCAATTTCAACTACTTCTACCACAGGGAGACGGACGGGGAGGAGACCCCACAGTACGTGCACACGGGCAGCTGCGAGCACCTCCCCtcggaggagctgaggaggtcGTGCAGCTCCTCGTCCCTCAGCAAGTCCGAGTACATGGTGATCGAGGAGGGCATCAACAGCGCGTTCAAGCAGCCCAACTTCACCACCGAGAACAACCAGAACTGCGTGAACATCAAAAAGATCTTCACGGACGTGTAA
- the LOC119021501 gene encoding potassium voltage-gated channel subfamily A member 3-like isoform X2, with the protein MDDQTYSVNQQPSSARQRGRNATDSRGYAEVQEGVMTVENMLEESAVLSAPHLSVDRYELGRQGCCERVVINISGLRFETQLKTFNQFPETLLGDPRKRMRYFDPLRNEYFFDRNRPSFDAILYYYQSGGRIRRPVNVPIDIFSEEIRFYQLGEEAMEKFRDDEGFIKEEERILPKHEFQKQVWLLFEYPESSGPARGIAIVSVLVILISIVIFCMETLPEFRDDREATVAPPVNGTAPHAHSPFTDPFFVIETLCIIWFSFELLVRFFACPSKTTFSKNIMNIIDIVAIIPYFITLGTELAERETNSSQQAMSLAILRVIRLVRVFRIFKLSRHSKGLQILGQTLKASMRELGLLIFFLFIGVILFSSAVYFAEADDPRSSFTSIPDAFWWAVVTMTTVGYGDMHPVTIGRRTGRRPHSTCTRAAASTSPRRS; encoded by the exons ATGGATGACCAGACCTACAGTGTGAACCAGCAGCCCTCGTCCGCCAGGCAAAGGGGCAGGAACGCGACTGACAGCCGGGGTTATGCCGAGGTGCAGGAGGGCGTCATGACGGTGGAAAACATGCTGGAGGAGTCCGCCGTGCTCTCGGCGCCTCACCTGTCGGTGGATCGATACGAGCTCGGCCGCCAGGGATGCTGCGAGCGGGTGGTGATCAACATCTCGGGCTTGCGCTTCGAGACGCAGCTCAAAACTTTCAACCAGTTCCCAGAGACGCTGCTGGGGGACCCGAGGAAAAGGATGCGCTACTTTGACCCACTGAGGAACGAGTACTTCTTTGACAGGAACAGACCCAGCTTTGATGCCATCCTGTACTACTACCAGTCAGGGGGGCGCATCCGGAGACCCGTTAACGTGCCCATTGATATTTTCTCCGAGGAGATCCGGTTTTATCAACTCGGAGAGGAGGCCATGGAGAAATTCCGCGATGATGAGGGGTTTATAAAAGAAGAGGAGCGCATCCTGCCCAAACATGAGTTCCAGAAGCAGGTTTGGCTTCTGTTTGAGTACCCTGAGAGCTCCGGGCCGGCGAGGGGAATAGCCATCGTCTCAGTGCTTGTTATTTTGATTTctattgttattttttgcaTGGAGACTCTGCCCGAGTTTCGGGACGACAGGGAAGCCACAGTGGCTCCGCCGGTGAACGGCACCGCGCCACATGCGCACAGCCCCTTCACAGACCCCTTCTTTGTCATAGAGACTCTGTGCATCATCTGGTTCTCCTTCGAGCTGCTGGTCAGGTTCTTCGCCTGTCCAAGCAAAACTACCTTCTCCAAAAACATCATGAATATCATTGACATCGTCGCCATCATCCCCTACTTTATCACTTTGGGGACCGAGCTGGCCGAGAGGGAGACCAACAGCAGCCAGCAGGCGATGTCCCTCGCCATCCTGAGGGTGATCAGGCTGGTGAGGGTCTTTCGCATTTTTAAGCTGTCACGACACTCAAAGGGACTTCAGATACTTGGACAGACCCTCAAGGCCAGCATGAGGGAGCTCGGCTTGctcatatttttccttttcatcgGAGTTATTCTCTTCTCCAGCGCGGTTTACTTTGCAGAAGCGGACGACCCCCGGTCCAGTTTCACCAGCATCCCAGATGCGTTTTGGTGGGCAGTGGTCACCATGACCACGGTCGGATACGGAGACATGCATCCGGTGACCATAG GGAGACGGACGGGGAGGAGACCCCACAGTACGTGCACACGGGCAGCTGCGAGCACCTCCCCtcggaggagctga